One Luoshenia tenuis DNA window includes the following coding sequences:
- a CDS encoding OFA family MFS transporter, translating into MARRRYLILANSFVILLVMGISYAWSIFVGPLEADFGWNRAQTSMAFTLNLIAFSGGTILTGILSKRISFTRIIQIGAVMLGAGFLLTTLIQTPWQLYLTYSLLCGGAVGMCYNAIVSTVPLWFLDNQGVATGTLIMGYAFSSSILGPVCHAIITAQGWRAAFVVLAVVNMVILFAGSFLVKVPTGEQLTALPQPAKAARLGKRDFTAGQMIKTRSFYLYFFYVIILAGVGQVIINHLGPAISQDMGQSAAFAAGVVSAISICNGVGRVFWGIVFDKIGTKKTLLVMSAIYTLVLGLVYLAVVMKAAMLAAVAGCMLLFTYGGNATTIPTITRKLFGEKHFSMNYSVISLTNLLAALMPSIAGMMQTSQGNYTMAFLSIVICSALSIGLAAMMKKED; encoded by the coding sequence ATGGCTCGCAGACGCTACCTGATCCTGGCGAACAGTTTTGTCATCCTCCTGGTCATGGGGATCTCCTACGCCTGGTCGATCTTTGTCGGCCCCTTGGAGGCGGATTTCGGGTGGAACCGTGCACAGACCTCCATGGCTTTTACGCTGAACCTGATCGCCTTTTCCGGCGGGACGATATTGACGGGGATCCTCTCAAAGCGTATCTCCTTTACCCGGATCATCCAGATCGGCGCGGTGATGCTGGGCGCGGGCTTTTTGTTGACCACCCTGATCCAGACCCCCTGGCAGCTGTACTTAACCTATAGCCTGTTGTGCGGCGGGGCGGTAGGCATGTGTTACAATGCCATCGTATCCACCGTGCCGCTGTGGTTTCTGGATAACCAGGGCGTGGCCACCGGTACGCTGATCATGGGCTATGCCTTTTCCAGCAGTATCTTGGGTCCTGTTTGTCACGCGATCATCACCGCCCAGGGGTGGCGGGCCGCCTTTGTGGTGCTGGCGGTGGTCAATATGGTGATCCTTTTTGCGGGCAGTTTCTTGGTCAAAGTGCCTACGGGCGAACAGTTGACGGCGTTGCCGCAGCCGGCCAAAGCGGCCCGCCTGGGCAAGCGGGATTTTACCGCCGGGCAGATGATCAAGACCCGCAGTTTTTACCTCTATTTCTTCTATGTTATTATCCTGGCGGGCGTGGGTCAGGTGATCATCAACCACCTGGGGCCGGCCATTAGCCAGGATATGGGCCAATCCGCCGCGTTTGCCGCGGGCGTGGTCAGCGCCATCTCCATTTGCAATGGCGTGGGACGCGTGTTTTGGGGCATTGTGTTCGATAAGATCGGCACTAAAAAGACGCTGCTGGTGATGTCCGCCATCTACACGCTGGTGTTGGGGCTGGTCTACCTGGCAGTTGTGATGAAGGCGGCCATGCTGGCAGCGGTGGCGGGTTGCATGCTGCTGTTCACCTATGGGGGCAACGCTACGACGATCCCCACCATTACGCGTAAGCTGTTTGGCGAGAAGCACTTTTCCATGAACTATTCGGTGATCAGCCTGACCAACCTTTTGGCCGCGCTGATGCCCAGCATCGCCGGGATGATGCAGACCAGCCAGGGCAACTATACCATGGCGTTTTTAAGTATCGTGATCTGCAGCGCGCTGTCGATCGGCCTGGCGGCCATGATGAAAAAAGAAGATTAA
- a CDS encoding MFS transporter: protein MKKIEAWKKTFGWILSGQAFSIIGSGAAQFALIWWITTTTGSPMALTLAAVAGFLPQALVGPFAGVWVDRLGRKAVMMVADGFVALVSAILGIGFIAGVATVEWIYAALLLRAVGTAFQMPAAQAVLPLLAPPEALTKVNGWSQFIQSGGMMAGPVLGALALEGLGMAGVMAIDVAGALLAVGTLVFIKIPELAKRAEKPHVGREMLTGLRVLTRHKALMALSIPVLLCMLVYVPVGSLFPLMVNGHFGGNAWHSSMVELAFAAGMLLCSAALGIWGGAKRQFLMISLGIAGFGIFLMVSGFLPSWAIWIFVGLSLLMGAAGNLFSVPFMAYVQGAVPPETLGRVMSMITTAMALATPVGLFIAGPVAQAIGIAPWFAYSGGAIILIGLLCLGMTRRYERGTSAMEEQTER, encoded by the coding sequence ATGAAAAAGATCGAAGCATGGAAAAAGACGTTTGGCTGGATCTTGTCCGGCCAGGCTTTCTCGATCATCGGCTCGGGCGCGGCGCAGTTCGCGCTGATCTGGTGGATCACCACGACGACGGGCTCGCCCATGGCGCTGACGCTGGCGGCCGTGGCCGGTTTTTTGCCTCAGGCATTGGTAGGGCCTTTTGCCGGCGTATGGGTGGACCGGCTGGGGCGCAAGGCGGTCATGATGGTAGCGGATGGCTTTGTCGCGTTGGTCAGCGCGATACTGGGCATCGGCTTTATCGCCGGTGTGGCAACGGTAGAGTGGATCTATGCCGCGCTGCTGCTCAGAGCCGTGGGCACCGCCTTCCAAATGCCGGCGGCGCAGGCTGTGCTGCCGCTGTTGGCGCCGCCCGAGGCATTGACCAAGGTGAACGGTTGGAGCCAGTTTATCCAATCCGGCGGGATGATGGCCGGGCCGGTATTGGGGGCGCTGGCGCTGGAGGGGCTGGGCATGGCCGGAGTAATGGCCATTGACGTAGCCGGGGCCCTGCTGGCGGTGGGGACGCTGGTATTTATCAAGATTCCGGAGTTGGCCAAGCGCGCGGAAAAGCCGCACGTGGGCCGCGAGATGCTGACCGGGCTGCGCGTTTTGACCCGGCACAAGGCCCTGATGGCCCTTTCTATCCCGGTGCTGCTATGTATGCTGGTGTATGTGCCGGTAGGGTCGCTGTTTCCGCTGATGGTCAACGGCCATTTCGGCGGCAATGCGTGGCACTCCAGCATGGTAGAGCTGGCCTTTGCGGCCGGTATGCTGCTCTGTTCGGCCGCGCTGGGGATATGGGGCGGCGCCAAACGGCAGTTTTTGATGATATCGCTGGGGATCGCTGGCTTTGGCATATTTTTGATGGTCAGCGGCTTTCTCCCATCCTGGGCGATCTGGATATTTGTGGGGCTCAGTTTGCTGATGGGAGCGGCTGGAAACCTGTTTTCCGTGCCCTTTATGGCCTATGTCCAGGGTGCGGTGCCCCCGGAAACGCTGGGCCGGGTGATGAGCATGATCACTACCGCCATGGCGCTGGCTACGCCGGTAGGGCTTTTTATCGCCGGACCGGTGGCGCAGGCCATCGGCATCGCTCCATGGTTTGCCTATTCGGGCGGGGCGATCATCCTGATCGGCCTGCTGTGCCTGGGGATGACGCGGCGCTATGAGCGAGGCACCTCTGCTATGGAAGAGCAAACAGAGCGGTAA
- a CDS encoding TetR/AcrR family transcriptional regulator: protein MTRRYSEKETAIFAGVMELMRRGEDLYAIKAADIAAAAGIGKGTLYNYFASKEEIILQTLIYNLHTELERVTAQVNEAGTFIEKCRIALAFVESGERNRNSIIRYIFLGNAGEDAQALVLEGMQAIRKEKERLTDCFSRAVACGAQEGLFAPCADLAYISQVFISALMGFAQCICQEAGHCSEDEVERYRQNACRIIIKALQ, encoded by the coding sequence TTGACCAGGCGTTATAGTGAAAAGGAGACCGCCATCTTTGCCGGCGTCATGGAGTTGATGCGCCGGGGCGAAGATCTGTATGCCATCAAGGCCGCGGATATCGCCGCCGCAGCGGGGATTGGCAAGGGGACGCTGTACAACTATTTTGCTTCCAAAGAGGAGATCATCCTGCAAACCCTGATCTATAACCTGCATACCGAGCTGGAGCGGGTGACGGCGCAGGTAAATGAAGCGGGCACGTTTATAGAAAAGTGCCGCATCGCCTTGGCCTTTGTGGAAAGCGGAGAGCGCAACCGCAACAGCATCATCCGCTATATCTTCCTGGGCAATGCCGGCGAGGATGCGCAGGCCCTGGTGCTTGAGGGGATGCAGGCCATCCGCAAAGAAAAAGAGCGGCTGACGGATTGCTTTTCCCGCGCGGTGGCCTGCGGCGCGCAAGAAGGGCTGTTTGCGCCCTGCGCAGACTTGGCCTATATCTCGCAGGTCTTTATCAGCGCGCTGATGGGCTTTGCGCAGTGCATCTGCCAGGAGGCAGGCCATTGTTCGGAAGATGAAGTAGAACGTTACCGGCAAAATGCCTGCCGGATCATCATCAAAGCGTTGCAATAA
- a CDS encoding efflux RND transporter permease subunit, protein MLSKFSVKKPMTIMVAVITVIVLGIISFTKMQTDLLPSINLPYVAVITTYPGASPEKVEQGVTKPLEAGLATTSGVEEVTSISSENMSMVVLKFTESTNMDSAMIEMSGKVDQIKGRLDDAVGTPQMMKINPDLMPVMVAAVDVDGLSQEEVSQLVSEEVIPSFERIDGVAQVSSMGLVEKQLKVTLNQEKIDAINDTILRSVDSKLADTKKELDEGEAKLKDAKSQLESQNKTQTQKLLDAEEQLNEGRSQLTSGREQLNSALSQAADKRAELETQKQLADVAIQKMQEQGLEVPQELLDTQTQLAAGMEAADAGIAQIQQQLEALKSKESELNKGQTQLEQGKLALSQGIATAQAQLLVQEGKLAEGRAQFDQASEGAYEQANLSGQLTKDTIGQILSAQNFSMPAGNIVEDETAYAVKVGDLFENEEDLSSLVLFNLGLDELDTVTLADVADISFTDNSGEMYAKINGNDGILLTFSKQSTASTVEVSDKLRGQMEKLEQEYEGMHLTALSDQGVYINIVVNSVMENLLWGGLLAILILLVFLRNVRPTIVIALSIPISLLFAIALMYFTGVTLNIISLAGLALGVGMLVDNSIVVIENIYRMRAQGLSAAKAAVRGAGQVAAAVTASTLTTVCVFLPIVFTEGLSRELFTDMGLTIAYSLVASLIVSLTLVPALSSWLLKKPEKKGHRLFDKFTAAYGKLLALALRRKSVVLILALVLLGVSIYGSVQMGTSFMPESDSNQIAVTMEMPKDSTTQETRDMADKVAGIVAELPGVDTVGAMEGGGLMSGSSSGGAISMYVILDEQRDQNSKAIAQNIIDATSELPCEITASGTGMDSMTEMMGGSGIQIDISGDDMDQLKAIAKDVTAMLSEVEGTQEISDGMEDAEMETRVSVDKNKAMEYGLTTAQVYQQLAAKLVTETTATTVTLGGEDYPLIVADDPGAALTRETLGELTLSGTKDGEAVDVPLQDIAQITQAQGLTSINHENQTRLLSVTAAVDAQHNIGLVSRQVESKLADYEVPEGYEIVIAGETEMINDTLEQLVLMVVLAVVLIYLIMVAQFQSLLSPFIVMFTMPLAFTGGLLALWMCGMEISMISMLGFLVLAGIVVNNGIVFIDYVNQLRASGMERRDALVRAGQTRLRPILMTALTTILGLTTMAMGIGMGAEMIQPMAVVTIGGLSYATLLTLFVVPALYDIMQRRPVKNVQLEGEQVDQAL, encoded by the coding sequence ATGTTATCTAAATTCAGCGTCAAAAAGCCGATGACTATCATGGTCGCCGTGATCACGGTGATCGTGCTGGGCATCATTTCCTTTACAAAAATGCAGACGGACCTGCTGCCCAGCATCAACCTGCCGTATGTGGCGGTGATCACGACCTATCCTGGCGCCAGCCCGGAAAAGGTGGAGCAGGGCGTGACCAAGCCGCTGGAAGCCGGGTTGGCTACCACCAGCGGGGTGGAGGAGGTCACCAGTATCTCCAGTGAGAACATGAGTATGGTGGTACTCAAGTTCACTGAGAGCACCAATATGGACAGCGCCATGATCGAGATGAGCGGCAAGGTGGATCAGATCAAGGGCCGGCTGGACGATGCGGTGGGCACGCCTCAGATGATGAAGATCAATCCGGACCTGATGCCGGTAATGGTAGCGGCGGTGGACGTTGACGGACTGAGCCAGGAGGAGGTATCCCAACTGGTCAGCGAAGAGGTCATTCCCTCTTTTGAACGGATCGACGGGGTGGCGCAGGTCAGCTCCATGGGCCTTGTGGAAAAGCAGCTGAAGGTGACGCTGAACCAGGAGAAGATCGACGCGATCAACGATACTATTTTAAGATCGGTAGACAGTAAGCTGGCGGATACGAAAAAAGAGCTGGATGAGGGCGAGGCCAAGCTCAAAGATGCCAAGAGCCAGCTGGAAAGCCAGAATAAGACCCAGACCCAGAAGTTGTTGGACGCGGAAGAGCAGCTTAACGAAGGGCGCTCGCAGTTGACCAGCGGGCGCGAACAGCTCAACAGTGCGCTTTCCCAGGCGGCCGATAAGCGCGCGGAACTGGAGACCCAAAAGCAGCTGGCAGATGTCGCCATCCAAAAGATGCAGGAGCAGGGGCTGGAAGTACCCCAGGAACTGCTGGATACTCAAACACAGTTGGCCGCGGGAATGGAGGCGGCGGACGCGGGTATCGCCCAGATCCAGCAGCAGCTGGAAGCGCTTAAGAGCAAAGAGAGCGAGTTGAATAAGGGGCAGACCCAGCTAGAGCAGGGCAAACTGGCACTAAGCCAGGGCATTGCCACGGCGCAGGCGCAGCTGCTGGTGCAGGAGGGAAAGCTGGCCGAGGGCCGCGCCCAGTTCGACCAGGCCAGCGAGGGCGCCTACGAGCAGGCCAACCTTTCGGGGCAGCTGACCAAGGATACCATCGGTCAAATACTCTCGGCACAAAACTTCTCCATGCCGGCGGGCAATATCGTAGAGGATGAAACGGCCTATGCGGTAAAGGTGGGGGACCTGTTTGAAAACGAAGAAGACCTCTCCTCGCTGGTGCTTTTCAACTTGGGCTTAGATGAGCTGGATACCGTTACGCTTGCGGACGTGGCGGATATCAGCTTTACCGATAACAGCGGCGAGATGTACGCTAAGATCAACGGCAACGATGGGATACTGCTCACCTTCTCCAAGCAGAGCACCGCCTCTACGGTGGAGGTATCCGATAAGCTGCGCGGGCAGATGGAAAAGCTAGAGCAGGAATATGAAGGCATGCACCTGACCGCGCTGAGCGACCAAGGCGTTTATATCAATATCGTGGTCAACTCCGTGATGGAGAATCTATTGTGGGGCGGCCTGCTGGCGATCCTGATCCTGCTGGTCTTCCTGCGCAATGTGCGCCCGACCATCGTGATCGCGCTGAGCATCCCCATCAGCCTGCTTTTTGCGATAGCGCTGATGTACTTTACCGGGGTCACCCTCAACATTATCTCCCTGGCCGGTCTGGCGCTGGGGGTAGGGATGTTAGTGGATAACTCCATCGTCGTGATCGAAAACATCTACCGCATGCGGGCCCAGGGCCTTTCGGCCGCCAAGGCCGCGGTGCGGGGCGCCGGGCAGGTGGCCGCGGCCGTTACGGCCTCTACGCTGACCACGGTATGCGTTTTCCTCCCCATCGTCTTTACCGAGGGGCTGAGCCGCGAGCTGTTTACCGATATGGGGCTTACCATCGCCTATTCGCTGGTGGCCAGCCTGATCGTTTCGCTGACGCTGGTGCCGGCGCTTTCCAGCTGGCTGTTGAAAAAGCCGGAGAAAAAGGGCCACCGCCTCTTTGACAAATTTACCGCTGCCTATGGCAAACTGCTGGCGCTGGCGCTGCGGCGCAAATCGGTGGTGCTGATCCTGGCACTGGTTCTGCTGGGGGTAAGCATCTATGGCTCCGTGCAGATGGGCACCTCTTTTATGCCCGAGAGCGACAGCAACCAGATCGCCGTGACGATGGAAATGCCCAAGGACAGCACCACCCAGGAGACCCGAGATATGGCCGACAAGGTGGCGGGCATCGTTGCCGAATTGCCGGGCGTGGACACCGTAGGCGCGATGGAGGGCGGCGGGCTGATGAGCGGCTCCTCCTCCGGCGGGGCAATCAGCATGTACGTGATTTTAGATGAACAACGCGACCAGAATTCTAAGGCCATCGCCCAGAATATTATTGACGCGACCAGCGAACTGCCCTGCGAGATCACCGCCAGCGGTACCGGTATGGACAGTATGACCGAGATGATGGGCGGCTCTGGCATCCAGATCGACATCTCCGGCGACGATATGGATCAGCTTAAAGCCATTGCCAAAGATGTGACCGCCATGCTCTCGGAGGTGGAGGGCACCCAGGAGATATCCGATGGCATGGAGGACGCCGAGATGGAAACCCGGGTGAGCGTGGATAAAAATAAGGCCATGGAATATGGGCTGACCACAGCGCAGGTCTACCAGCAGCTTGCCGCAAAGTTGGTAACCGAGACCACCGCGACAACTGTGACGCTGGGCGGGGAGGATTACCCCCTGATCGTCGCGGATGACCCGGGCGCGGCGCTGACGCGCGAAACGCTGGGCGAGCTCACCCTTTCGGGGACTAAGGACGGAGAGGCTGTTGACGTTCCCTTACAGGATATCGCGCAGATCACCCAGGCGCAGGGACTGACCAGCATCAACCACGAGAACCAGACCCGGCTGCTGTCTGTCACCGCGGCGGTGGACGCGCAGCATAACATTGGCCTTGTCAGCCGCCAGGTCGAGAGCAAACTGGCCGACTATGAGGTGCCGGAGGGCTACGAGATCGTCATCGCAGGCGAGACGGAGATGATCAACGATACGCTGGAGCAGCTGGTGCTGATGGTGGTGCTGGCGGTGGTACTGATCTACCTGATCATGGTCGCCCAGTTCCAATCCCTGCTCAGCCCCTTCATCGTCATGTTCACCATGCCGCTGGCCTTTACGGGTGGATTGCTGGCGCTTTGGATGTGCGGGATGGAGATCAGCATGATCTCGATGCTGGGGTTCCTGGTGCTGGCCGGTATCGTCGTAAACAATGGTATCGTCTTTATCGATTACGTCAACCAGCTGCGCGCTTCCGGCATGGAACGGCGTGACGCCCTGGTGCGCGCGGGCCAGACGCGCCTGCGCCCGATATTGATGACGGCGCTGACCACCATACTGGGCCTGACGACTATGGCGATGGGCATCGGCATGGGCGCGGAGATGATCCAGCCTATGGCGGTGGTCACTATCGGCGGGTTAAGCTATGCGACGCTGCTGACGCTGTTCGTGGTGCCTGCGCTTTACGACATCATGCAGCGCCGGCCGGTAAAAAATGTACAGTTAGAGGGGGAGCAAGTTGACCAGGCGTTATAG
- a CDS encoding DUF362 domain-containing protein, with translation MAKSKVYFTDFHATFDENLLQKLERLVKTAGIENIDFKNKFTAIKIHFGEPGNLAYLRPNYAKVIVDLVKKQGGRPFMTDCNTLYVGRRKNALDHLDAAYENGYNPFTLGCQVIIGDGLKGTDEKLVPIDGEYVKEAKIGHAVMDADVLISITHFKLHEEAGLGGTMKNIGMGCGSRAGKMEMHSNGKPYVQQEDCISCGACRKNCAHDAISFVARKAQIDHNKCVGCGRCIGVCPADAVHAAQDEAFDILNKKIAEYTLAVVKDKPAFHISFIVDVSPYCDCHAENDVPIVPDVGMLASFDPVALDAACADLFNAQPANPGSMLDKERHEGEDNFTAVHPVVRWQCQLEHGQKIGLGNMDYELVEI, from the coding sequence ATGGCAAAATCCAAGGTTTATTTTACTGATTTTCACGCCACTTTTGACGAGAACCTGCTCCAGAAGCTGGAGCGCCTGGTCAAAACGGCCGGTATCGAAAATATCGATTTTAAAAACAAGTTTACCGCTATCAAGATCCATTTCGGCGAGCCGGGCAACCTGGCCTATCTGCGGCCCAATTATGCCAAGGTGATCGTGGATCTGGTCAAAAAGCAGGGCGGCCGGCCGTTTATGACGGATTGCAATACCCTGTATGTGGGCCGGCGCAAAAACGCGCTGGATCATCTGGACGCCGCCTATGAGAACGGTTACAATCCCTTTACCCTAGGCTGCCAGGTCATTATTGGCGACGGGCTCAAGGGTACGGATGAAAAGCTGGTGCCCATCGATGGCGAGTATGTTAAAGAGGCCAAGATCGGCCACGCGGTGATGGATGCGGACGTGCTGATCTCCATCACCCACTTTAAGCTCCACGAAGAGGCGGGGCTGGGCGGCACCATGAAAAACATCGGCATGGGCTGCGGCTCGCGCGCGGGCAAAATGGAGATGCACTCCAACGGCAAGCCCTATGTGCAGCAGGAGGATTGCATCAGCTGCGGCGCCTGCCGTAAAAACTGCGCGCATGACGCCATCTCCTTTGTAGCGCGCAAGGCGCAGATCGACCATAACAAGTGCGTAGGTTGCGGCCGCTGCATCGGCGTATGCCCGGCGGATGCGGTGCACGCTGCCCAGGACGAGGCGTTTGACATTCTGAATAAGAAGATCGCCGAGTATACCCTGGCCGTCGTCAAGGACAAGCCCGCCTTCCATATCAGCTTTATCGTGGATGTGTCCCCCTATTGCGATTGTCATGCGGAAAACGATGTGCCCATCGTCCCGGATGTGGGCATGCTGGCCTCCTTTGACCCGGTTGCGCTGGACGCCGCCTGTGCGGATCTGTTCAACGCTCAGCCCGCCAACCCGGGCAGCATGCTGGATAAAGAGCGTCACGAGGGCGAGGATAACTTTACCGCCGTGCACCCGGTCGTCCGCTGGCAGTGCCAGTTGGAGCACGGGCAGAAGATCGGCCTGGGCAATATGGACTATGAACTGGTGGAGATCTAA
- a CDS encoding DapH/DapD/GlmU-related protein, producing MELKEFLEIMDSGKEVDATSQTQQFMLDAAQEALKLTAELNSGYHTPQEICMIFSKIIGKRVDPSFRLFPPFYTDCGKNITIGKNVFFNAGCKFQDQGGITIGDDTLIGHNVVLATLNHSLSPEKRANTVPAPIRIGKKVWIGSNVTVLPGVTIGDGAVVAAGAVVTKDVPGNTVAAGVPARVIRSVDSSDGKV from the coding sequence ATGGAGCTGAAAGAATTTTTAGAGATTATGGACAGCGGCAAAGAGGTCGATGCCACTTCGCAGACGCAACAGTTTATGTTGGACGCCGCGCAGGAGGCACTGAAACTAACAGCCGAATTAAACAGTGGTTACCACACGCCCCAGGAGATCTGCATGATTTTCTCCAAAATTATAGGAAAGCGCGTGGACCCCAGTTTTAGATTGTTTCCGCCTTTTTATACGGATTGCGGCAAGAACATCACTATAGGAAAGAATGTATTCTTTAATGCCGGATGCAAATTTCAGGATCAGGGTGGCATCACGATTGGGGACGATACGCTGATCGGACATAATGTGGTATTGGCTACGCTGAATCACAGCCTTTCTCCGGAAAAACGGGCGAATACGGTTCCCGCGCCCATCAGAATCGGTAAAAAGGTATGGATTGGCTCAAATGTAACGGTATTGCCTGGTGTGACGATTGGCGATGGTGCGGTGGTCGCCGCTGGGGCGGTCGTGACCAAGGACGTCCCTGGCAATACTGTTGCCGCCGGCGTGCCGGCACGGGTTATTAGATCAGTCGATTCATCCGACGGCAAAGTTTAA
- a CDS encoding ferritin, whose product MLHPKVHELLNDQINKELYSAYLYMDMANYYQDVNLNGFANWFTIQTQEERDHALLFMTYLQNNDAKVTLKTVDAPDKVFDSFRAPLAAAYEHEQYVTSLIHNIYDAAFEQKDFRTLQFLDWFVKEQGEEEKNTDDLIKRFDLFGSDAKGLYMLDAELGARVYAAPSLVL is encoded by the coding sequence ATGCTGCATCCTAAGGTACACGAACTGCTGAACGACCAGATCAATAAAGAGCTGTATTCCGCCTATCTCTATATGGATATGGCCAACTACTATCAAGATGTAAATCTGAATGGCTTTGCCAATTGGTTCACCATCCAGACCCAGGAAGAGCGGGATCACGCGCTGCTGTTCATGACCTATCTGCAGAATAACGATGCGAAGGTGACCTTAAAGACCGTGGACGCGCCGGACAAGGTGTTCGACTCCTTCCGCGCGCCGCTGGCCGCCGCGTACGAGCACGAGCAGTATGTGACCAGCCTGATCCACAACATTTACGATGCGGCGTTTGAACAGAAGGATTTCCGCACGCTGCAGTTCCTGGATTGGTTCGTCAAAGAGCAGGGCGAGGAAGAGAAAAATACCGACGATCTGATCAAGCGTTTTGACCTGTTCGGCAGTGACGCCAAAGGGCTGTACATGCTGGATGCGGAGCTGGGCGCGCGGGTGTATGCTGCCCCTTCGCTGGTGCTGTAA
- the hydE gene encoding [FeFe] hydrogenase H-cluster radical SAM maturase HydE: MAHWMDRLASGEQFDTRQWVEILSQYQNETVREALFARARQTAQRYYGNAIYVRGLIEFTNYCKNDCFYCGIRRSNACAQRYRLTKEDILSCCEEGYALGFRTFVLQGGEDGRFTDDAICDIVSAMREGWPDCAITLSIGERSEESYRRLFAAGANRYLLRHETADPEHYARLHPQGLTLEHRKACLYALKRIGYQVGSGFMVGSPYQTLEHLAQDLQFLSQLRPHMVGIGPFIPHRDTPFKDFKAGSLEMTVYLLGILRLMLPGALLPATTALGTISPKGREMGILAGANVVMPNLSPLSVRKKYLLYDNKIATGEEAAEHLAALQRRMQAIGYTIVTDRGDCKPAAKGTRC; this comes from the coding sequence ATGGCCCATTGGATGGACCGTTTAGCATCGGGAGAGCAATTTGATACCCGGCAATGGGTGGAGATCCTCAGTCAGTATCAGAACGAAACGGTGCGCGAAGCGCTGTTTGCCCGTGCCCGGCAAACCGCCCAGCGCTACTATGGCAATGCGATCTACGTGCGCGGCTTGATCGAATTTACCAACTACTGTAAGAATGATTGCTTTTATTGCGGCATCCGCCGCTCTAACGCCTGTGCGCAGCGCTACCGCCTGACGAAGGAGGATATTCTATCCTGCTGCGAGGAAGGCTATGCCCTGGGTTTTCGTACCTTTGTATTGCAGGGCGGGGAGGACGGCCGCTTTACAGATGATGCGATATGCGATATCGTGTCCGCCATGCGGGAGGGCTGGCCAGATTGCGCCATTACCCTGTCCATTGGCGAGCGCAGCGAGGAAAGCTACCGCCGGCTCTTTGCGGCCGGGGCGAACCGCTACCTGCTGCGGCATGAAACGGCCGACCCGGAGCACTACGCCAGGCTGCACCCGCAGGGATTGACGCTGGAGCACCGCAAGGCCTGCCTGTATGCGCTAAAGCGCATCGGTTACCAGGTGGGCAGCGGCTTTATGGTAGGCTCGCCCTACCAAACGCTGGAGCACCTGGCACAGGACCTGCAGTTTCTATCCCAGCTGCGCCCGCATATGGTGGGCATTGGGCCCTTTATCCCTCATCGTGATACGCCCTTTAAGGACTTTAAGGCGGGCAGCTTGGAGATGACGGTCTACCTGCTGGGCATTTTACGCCTGATGCTGCCGGGTGCCCTGCTGCCGGCCACTACGGCGCTGGGTACCATCAGCCCCAAAGGGCGGGAGATGGGGATCCTTGCGGGGGCCAACGTGGTGATGCCCAACCTTTCCCCGCTCTCCGTGCGCAAAAAGTACCTGCTTTACGATAACAAGATCGCCACCGGCGAGGAGGCAGCCGAGCACCTGGCCGCCCTGCAAAGAAGGATGCAGGCCATCGGGTATACCATCGTGACCGACCGGGGAGACTGTAAACCGGCGGCAAAGGGGACCCGCTGCTAA